The proteins below are encoded in one region of Populus alba chromosome 2, ASM523922v2, whole genome shotgun sequence:
- the LOC118050022 gene encoding ammonium transporter 1 member 2 — MAALTCSASDLQSLLGGAANATAAAEYICTRFVAVSDHFVDTAYAIDNTYLLFSAYLVFAMQLGFAMLCAGSIRAKNTMNIMLTNVLDAATGGLFYYLFGFAFAFGSPFNGFIGKQFFGLESFPSPSFDYGYFLYQWAFAIAAAGITSGSIAERTQFVSYLIYSSFLTGLVYPIVSHWFWSADGWASAGRADGNLLFGSGVIDFAGSGVVHMVGGIAGLWGALIEGPRMGRFDHEGKSMALRGHSGTLVVLGTFILWFGWYGFNPGSFLNILRTYGDVGSYYGQWSAIGRTAVTTTLAGSSAALTTLFGKRMLAGNWNVTDVCNGLLGGFAAITSGCAVVDPWAAIICGFVAAWVLIGCNKLADKFHYDDPLEAAQLHGGCGAWGIIFTALFAKETYVNEIYSGKPGRPYGLLMGGGGRLLAAHMVQILVITGWVSVTMGTLFWILHKFKLLRISADEEMAGMDLTSHGGLAYAYYDEHDDEMQKKSFMMTKVDPYV, encoded by the coding sequence ATGGCAGCTCTAACTTGCTCTGCCTCTGACCTCCAGTCCTTACTAGGTGGTGCTGCCAATGCCACGGCAGCTGCTGAGTACATTTGTACTCGCTTTGTTGCGGTTTCAGACCATTTTGTTGACACAGCCTATGCTATTGACAACACTTACCTTCTTTTCTCTGCCTACCTTGTCTTTGCCATGCAACTTGGCTTTGCCATGTTGTGTGCTGGGTCTATACGTGCCAAAAATACCATGAACATTATGCTAACCAATGTTCTTGATGCTGCCACTGGTGGCCTTTTTTATTACCTTTTTGGTTTTGCCTTTGCCTTTGGGAGCCCTTTCAATGGATTCATTGGCAAGCAGTTCTTTGGCCTTGAAAGTTTTCCATCACCTTCTTTCGACTATGGTTACTTTCTTTATCAGTGGGCTTTTGCCATTGCAGCTGCTGGGATCACTAGTGGATCCATTGCTGAAAGAACACAATTTGTTTCATATTTGATATACTCCTCATTCTTGACTGGTTTGGTTTATCCTATTGTCTCTCATTGGTTCTGGTCAGCTGATGGTTGGGCTAGTGCTGGTAGAGCTGATGGTAATCTTTTATTTGGATCCGGGGTCATTGATTTTGCTGGTTCTGGTGTTGTACACATGGTTGGAGGGATTGCTGGACTCTGGGGTGCTCTCATTGAAGGCCCCCGAATGGGAAGATTCGACCATGAAGGCAAGTCGATGGCTCTCCGTGGACATAGTGGTACATTGGTTGTTTTAGGCACATTCATATTGTGGTTTGGGTGGTATGGTTTCAATCCAGGTTCATTTCTCAACATCCTAAGAACTTATGGAGATGTTGGTTCTTATTATGGCCAATGGAGTGCTATTGGTAGAACAGCCGTGACAACAACACTTGCAGGGAGCTCTGCTGCACTAACCACTCTATTTGGTAAACGCATGCTTGCTGGAAACTGGAATGTGACTGATGTCTGCAATGGTTTGCTAGGTGGTTTTGCAGCAATCACCTCTGGATGCGCAGTTGTAGATCCATGGGCAGCGATCATTTGTGGATTTGTTGCAGCTTGGGTACTAATTGGCTGCAACAAACTGGCAGATAAATTCCATTATGATGATCCTTTGGAGGCAGCACAACTTCATGGAGGGTGTGGTGCTTGGGGTATTATCTTCACTGCATTGTTTGCAAAGGAAACATATGTCAACGAGATTTATAGTGGGAAACCAGGGAGGCCATATGGACTGCTTATGGGAGGTGGTGGAAGGCTCTTGGCAGCACACATGGTCCAGATTTTGGTGATCACAGGATGGGTGAGTGTGACAATGGGGACATTGTTCTGGATACTGCACAAATTCAAGCTTCTGAGGATCTCAGCGGATGAGGAGATGGCAGGAATGGATTTGACAAGCCATGGTGGATTGGCATATGCATATTATGATGAACATGATGATGAAATGCAGAAGAAATCATTTATGATGACAAAGGTGGATCCCTATGTTTGA
- the LOC118050021 gene encoding LOW QUALITY PROTEIN: ammonium transporter 1 member 4-like (The sequence of the model RefSeq protein was modified relative to this genomic sequence to represent the inferred CDS: deleted 1 base in 1 codon) produces MASSPLSCSASDLYPLLGDGANATAAAEFICGRFEAISNKFVDTGYAVDNTYLLFSAYLVFAMQLGFAMLCAGSVRAKNTMNIMLTNVLDAAAGGLFYYTFGFALAFGSPSNGFIGQHFFGLSKFPSPSFDYGYFLYQWAFAIAVAGITSGSIAERTQFVAYLVYSSFLTGLVYPIVSHWFWSADGWASPARAENLLFGSDVIDFAGSGVVHLVGVVAGLWGALIEGPRIGRFDHAGRVVTLRGHSGTLVVLGTFLLWFGWYGFNPGSFINISKSYESGSYYGQWSAIGRTAVTTTLAGCTAALTTLFGKRLLAGHWNVTDVCNGLLGGFAAITGGCSVVDPWAAVLCGFVSAWVLIGCNKLAEKLHYDDPLEATQLHGGCGSWGIIFTALFAKEAYVNEVYPGQPGRPYGLFMGGGARLLAAHIVQILVIVAWVSVTMGTLFFILHKLKLLRISAEEEMAGMDMTSHGGLAYVYTDHEDEVKKQLGAV; encoded by the exons ATGGCATCATCGCCTCTATCATGCTCAGCTTCTGACCTCTACCCTCTTCTGGGCGATGGTGCCAATGCCACGGCTGCAGCTGAGTTCATTTGTGGCCGTTTTGAGGCTATCTCAAACAAATTCGTTGATACAGGATACGCAGTGGATAACACATACCTTCTTTTTTCTGCGTACTTGGTTTTTGCAATGCAGCTTGGCTTTGCCATGCTCTGTGCTGGTTCTGTCCGAGCAAAGAACACGATGAACATCATGCTGACGAATGTTCTTGACGCTGCAGCCGGTGGTCTGTTTTACTATACTTTTGGTTTTGCTCTTGCTTTTGGCTCACCATCAAATGGATTCATTGGCCAACACTTCTTTGGCTTGAGCAAGTTCCCATCGCCATCGTTTGATTATGGTTATTTCCTGTATCAGTGGGCTTTTGCTATAGCAGTAGCAGGAATCACAAGTGGTTCTATAGCAGAACGAACTCAGTTTGTTGCTTATTTGGTATATTCTTCTTTCTTGACTGGTTTGGTTTATCCTATTGTCTCACATTGGTTCTGGTCCGCGGATGGCTGGGCTAGC CCTGCAAGAGCCGAAAATCTCTTGTTTGGTTCTGATGTTATTGATTTTGCTGGTTCTGGTGTGGTCCATTTGGTTGGTGTTGTTGCTGG ATTGTGGGGTGCCCTCATTGAAGGTCCCCGTATTGGCCGGTTTGATCATGCTGGACGTGTTGTTACTCTCCGTGGACACAGTGGCACATTGGTTGTTTTAGGTACTTTCTTGTTGTGGTTTGGTTGGTATGGATTCAATCCTGGTTCGTTTATCAACATCTCGAAAAGTTATGAAAGTGGTTCTTATTATGGACAATGGAGTGCTATTGGTAGAACTGCAGTGACCACAACTCTAGCAGGCTGCACAGCTGCATTGACCACTCTATTTGGCAAGAGGTTGTTAGCTGGTCACTGGAATGTTACTGATGTTTGCAATGGCTTGCTTGGTGGGTTTGCTGCCATAACTGGTGGGTGCTCCGTTGTCGATCCATGGGCTGCAGTTCTTTGTGGTTTTGTCTCTGCTTGGGTTCTTATTGGGTGCAACAAGTTGGCTGAGAAGCTCCATTATGATGATCCCTTGGAGGCAACACAACTTCATGGAGGGTGTGGTTCTTGGGGGATTATATTTACTGCATTGTTTGCAAAGGAGGCCTATGTTAATGAGGTTTATCCAGGTCAACCAGGGAGGCCATATGGGCTGTTCATGGGAGGGGGAGCAAGGCTCTTAGCTGCACATATAGTACAGATTTTGGTGATTGTGGCTTGGGTGAGTGTCACTATGGGGacactattttttattctgCATAAGTTGAAGCTTTTGAGGATCTCAGCAGAAGAAGAGATGGCAGGAATGGACATGACAAGCCATGGTGGGCTTGCTTATGTGTATACTGATCATGAAGACGAAGTAAAAAAGCAGCTAGGTGCTGTCTGA
- the LOC118050020 gene encoding alcohol dehydrogenase class-3, whose translation MATQGQVITCRAAVAWEANKPLVIEEVQVAPPQAGEVRVKILFAALCHTDAYTWSGKDPEGLFPCILGHEAAGIVESVGEGVTEVQPGDHVIPCYQAECRECKFCKSGKTNLCGKVRTATGAGVMMNDRKTRFSINGKPIYHFMGTSTFSQYTVVHDVSVAKIDPKAPLEKVCLLGCGVPTGLGAVWNTAKVEAGSIVAIFGLGTVGLAVAEGAKAAGASRIIGIDIDSKKFDRAKDFGVTEFVNPKDHDKPIQQVLVDLTDGGVDYSFECIGNVSVMRAALECCHKGWGTSVIVGVAASGQEISTRPFQLVTGRVWKGTAFGGFKSRSQVPLLVDKYMKKEIKVDEYITHNLTLPEMNQAFDLLHEGSCLRCVLDMQV comes from the exons CTGCGGTTGCTTGGGAGGCGAACAAGCCGCTGGTGATAGAGGAAGTGCAGGTGGCTCCACCACAGGCCGGTGAGGTTCGAGTCAAGATTCTCTTCGCTGCTCTTTGCCACACTGATGCTTACACCTGGAGTGGCAAG GATCCAGAAGGGCTCTTCCCTTGTATTCTTGGTCATGAGGCTGCTGG GATTGTAGAAAGTGTTGGTGAAGGTGTGACTGAGGTTCAACCAGGTGATCATGTTATCCCTTGCTACCAGGCAGAATGCAGAGAGTGCAAGTTTTGCAAATCAGGGAAGACAAACCTTTGTGGCAAAGTTCGCACAGCAACTGGTGCTGGAGTCATGATGAATGATCGTAAAACTCGTTTCTCAATTAATGGAAAACCTATCTACCATTTCATGGGAACCTCAACATTTAGCCAGTACACAGTTGTACATGATGTTAGTGTTGCCAAGATTGACCCAAAAGCTCCTTTGGAGAAGGTTTGCCTCCTTGGCTGTGGTGTTCCTACCG GTCTTGGAGCAGTTTGGAACACTGCAAAAGTTGAAGCAGGGTCCATTGTTGCTATTTTTGGACTTGGGACAGTTGGCCTTGCA GTTGCAGAGGGTGCAAAAGCAGCTGGTGCTTCACGGATTATTGGTATAGATATTGACAGCAAAAAATTTGATAGAG CAAAGGATTTTGGAGTTACTGAATTTGTGAATCCAAAGGACCACGATAAACCAATTCAACAGGTGCTCGTTGATCTcactgatggtggtgttgactATAGTTTTGAGTGCATCGGAAATGTTTCTGTAATGAGGGCTGCTTTGGAGTGCTGTCATAAG GGCTGGGGAACCTCGGTTATTGTGGGGGTTGCAGCATCTGGCCAGGAAATAAGCACTCGTCCTTTCCAGTTAGTGACTGGCCGTGTTTGGAAAGGAACAGCTTTTGGTGGTTTTAAGAGCCGTTCACAGGTGCCTTTGCTCGTAGACAAGTACATGAAAAAG GAAATTAAGGTTGATGAGTACATCACCCATAATCTGACTCTTCCAGAGATGAACCAGGCATTTGATCTGCTGCATGAAGGTAGCTGCCTCCGGTGCGTGCTTGATATGCAAGTCTAA